The DNA sequence GATACCACCGAGATGTACCTGCGAACTATCTACGAACTCGAAGAAGAGGGCATTACTCCCCTGCGCGCCCGCATCGCCGAGCGGCTCGAGCAGTCCGGCCCCACCGTCAGCCAAACCGTGGCCCGCATGGAACGCGACGGCCTCGTTGTCGTCCGCCCGGACCGCAGCCTGGAAATGACGGACCAGGGCCGCGAACTCGCCACAGCAGTTATGCGCAAGCACCGGCTCGCTGAGCTGCTCCTCACCGATATCCTCGGCATGGAAATCTCGCAGGTCCATGAGGAGGCCTGCCGCTGGGAGCACGTGATGAGCAAGGCCGTCGAAGAGCGCCTCGTGGCGGTGCTCGATGATGCCTCCCGCTCCCCCTTCGGCAACCCCATCCCCGGACTAGAAGAGCTCGGGGCCGGCAACGTCAGCTCGACCGATGCCGGCGTCCGCGTCGTCGATCTCCCCGAAGACGAAGCCGTCGAGGTCCGCATTGTGCAGCTCAACGAGATCCTGCAGGTCGACATCGAGCAATTCGCCCTGCTGCGCGATGCAGGCATCCAGGTCGGCGACACCGCGACGGTGACCAACAGCAACGGCTCCGTTGTTCTCACCGCCGGTTCGGAAGAAGTGAAGGTCTCCCCCGAGTTGGCCCATGCCATCCGGGTCGAACGCCTGTAACAGCATTGTCTTAAGGACATAAGGAAAGGTCTCTGACTCACCCATGAAGCTACTTGTCACCGGCGGCGCCGGCTATGTCGGCAGTGTCTGCGCCACGGTGCTGCTGGAAGCAGGCCACGACGTCACCATCATCGACAACTTCTCCACCGGAAACCGCGACGCGGTTCCTTCCGGTGCCCAGTTGGTGGAAGGAGATGTTCGCGACGTCGCTGAAGAGGTCCTCTCCGAGGGCGGCTTCGATGGCGTGGTGCATTTCGCGGCCCGGTCACTCGTCGGCGAATCAATGGACAAGCCAGAAGAGTACTGGCAGCACAATGTGGTGACCACTCTCCGTTTGCTGGACGCCATGCGAGCACACGGGGTGGACAACTTAGTGTTCTCCTCCACCGCCGCCACCTATGGTGAGCCGCAGCAGGTCCCCATCACCGAGGACATGCCGACTGCGCCAACCAACCCGTATGGCGCGACGAAACTGTCCATCGACTACGCCATCACCTCTTACGCCCAGGCCCATGGTCTGGGGGCAACGAGCCTGCGCTACTTCAATGTGGCTGGTGCGTACGGCCTGATCGGGGAAAACCGCCCGGTAGAGACCCACCTCATTCCCCTTGTCCTCCAAGTAGCTCTGGGCCACCGCGACAAGATCTTCATTTACGGCGATGACTGGGACACGGAAGATGGCACCTGCGTACGCGACTACATCCACGTCCGCGACCTGGCAGATGCCCACGTTCTCGCCCTCCAGACCAATACCCCCGGCACTCACCGGATCTTCAACCTGGGTTCGGGCGACGGCTACTCCGTAGCCGAGGTTATTGAGGAATGTCGTCGGGTGACCGGGCATCCCATCCCCGCCGAGGTAGCCCCTCGGCGCGCGGGAGACCCAGCGGTGCTCATCGCCTCTTCGGAGAAGATCAAGTCTGAACTGGGATGGGCGCCGTCCCGCACCGACCTCGCCACCATCGTCGACGATGCCTGGGCATTCACCAGCCAGCTCGGCGAGCGGGCCTATTCTGCGCGGCGCTGAGGTGACGCTGGTCTAAGCCGCGGCGTCGGAAAGCCCGGGATCATCGATCCCATGCATTAACCGAAGGTCCCGGCTCGACTGCCGCACGCTCGTGACGAGCTCCTCATTCCTGCCGTTTCGACAATAATCCCACAGCAGGGCGCTGAGCTCGTGTTGGGGAAACTCCTCGACTGCCAAAGCACAAGCAGGCAACGCCCGCATGTTCAACCCCATGTGCACATACGCGAGTGCGTAGCTGCATAGTGCATTAGCGCGGACTTCGCCCCCGAAGGTGCGAGCCACAGCCAGCATGAGACGAGCAGCTGGCCCCGGGCGTGCAATGAGGTCTTCGAAGATCGTGTCCCGCAGCATGGTGGCGGAAAGAAATATGGCGGTAGTGATCAGCTCTTCTGTGTTCTCCATGATGTTCTCGACGCTAAGATCTTGTTCCTCGATCTCGCTGAGGAGATAGCCGACGTCCAGCACTATTCCTCCCACCGTGTCCCACTGTCCACCGCGGACGTAGGGCGCAAAGAACAGACGGTCGGAGATGCGGTCGACCAATTCGATGGCGTAGCGGCGGGCAAACGAGGCGAGGTGCTCGGCCTCGAGCTCGCTGATGTGGCGATTGTTCCGGGCAAGATGGCGGAAAGTGTCCTCACGGTTGATCTCGGGCAGCTCACCCAGGTCTGTCAGCTGCCTCATTGATGCTGTCTGAGTCACCGGGGCGATGACCCCGCTGACCCACGGTGCTGGGAGAGATTCGTGCGGTCCGATGATCAAGCAGTACGGCTCGCCCTGGAGGATATGCTCGGCCCACCAACAGCCCTCCAAGGGAATATTCTGGCTGACCGCGACTTCCAGGATCTTCATGGCGACGGTAGTGATGTCATCCGGCTCGCGATCCGAGATAATAAAAGACATCACCATGGACGTGGGAAAGTCGTGGTCATTGAGGCTAGATAGAACATGCGGCATCATGTCGTGGTTAACCACATCCATCCGCAGGACTGGGCCAAGGCGGTAACGCCCTTCTGTGGCAGTAGCTTCAAAAGCGGCGAAAATCACCGAATCCTCAGGATAGAAGCCAAGGAGCCCCGGGAGGGAGGCGAAGAATTGGCCGGCGTCGTGGAGTGGGTCATGTGGGGTGCGATGGGTTCTGGTCATGGTGTCGATCATGCAAGCTGGCCAATCCTGGCGCGCGGGCGCAGCAGGCGTGCTCGCAGGTCTGTGGAAGGATTTTCGAGTTATCCACAGCCAGCCGGGGTGGCAGTGGCACGTTGAAACCGATTCGGGCACGATGGACCGAATACACTGTTGCCATCTGGTTGCCGTAATCGAGCCGGAGTTGTCAGGGTGAAGCCCGTGCTCAACCCGTGGGATTAAGTTCCACATCCGCTGTGTTGAAGAAGGTATCTGCCGTTCTAGTTCCATCTTCCGCAGCAGCAATCGGGTACCCGACCAAGGGGCCCGGCCAAGCGGATAAGGAAGCTTCTAGCAGCGGTATTAGCGTTAGATGAAGGAGGATGATGGGTATGCAGGACAACGAGCGTGGTATGTACGAATTGGAATACCCGACCCCGGAAATGGGGGCCGGAGCAAAGAATGGCCCGACCCTCATCGTCGCGCTGCAGGGATATGCTGACGCCGGGCACGCGGTGGAGGCGAGCGCCGACCACCTGTTGGCCGCGCTCGATTCTCGTCCCGTGGCGTCGTTTAACAATGACGAGCTCATCGATTACCGCTCCCGACGTCCCGCCGTAACGATGGATCACCATCGGATTACCGATATCGAGGACATTTCCCTCGGGATGCGGGTGGTCAAGGACAACGCGGGCACCCCGTTCTTGCTTCTCTCCGGACCTGAGCCGGACTTGCGTTGGGAAGCTTTTACGGAGGCAGTAGCGGACCTCGCCGAGAAGTTTGGCGTCGAGCAGACCATCTGCCTGTACTCGGCACCGATGGCCGTGCCCCATACCCGCCCCCTCGTCGTGTCCGGACATGGAAACTCCCCAGCCCTCATGGGCGGGATGTTCACCTATGACTCGAAGCTGGTCATGCCGGGGTCGGCCTCCATGATGATTGAACGCGCGCTGCACAAGCGGGGGCGCAACGTGGGCGGCTACACCGCTCATGTCCCCCACTACCTAGCCGCCTCCTCCTACCCGGAAGCCACCCGCGAGCTACTGACGTCTGTTGCCCAGGCGGCCGACTTGGAATTCCCCTTGGGCAGTCTCACCCACGACATGGAACGCGTCGCCGCCCAGCTGGGCGAGCAGATCGAGGACTCCGCAGAGATCCAGCACGTGGTGCGCCAGCTAGAGCACCAGTTTGATGAGGAGTTGGAGAACTACCGCTCCCGGAACCCGCAGGCCATGCTGCCCAGCGAACGCGATATGCCCACCGGCGATGAGATCGGCGAGGAGTTCGAGCGATTCCTCGCCACCCTCGACGACGTCGATGGCGGCGAGGGAGGCGGTGGCGTTGATGGCGGATCCGCTGACCCGGAAGTGGGCAATGACCTCAGCGATGATGAGTAAGTCCGCGTAGTTCGGCCGCCATGTCGGGGTGACCGGCTAGGTTTGATGGTGTGAACCTCGCCCAGATGCTGCCCGACCTGACCGATGTCCCCGAATCCCTGTTGGATGAGTCGATTTTTGATTCGTTCATTTCTTGGGTTCGGGGACGTGGCATTTCCCTGTATCCCGCGCAGGAGGAAGCCGCTTTGGGGATCCTGGCCGGGGACAATGTCATCTTGGCCACGCCAACGGGTTCGGGAAAGTCGATGGTGGCCAACGCCGCGCACTTTATCGCCATGGCGCGCGGGCAGAGGTCGTTTTATACCGCGCCGATCAAAGCTCTGGTCAGCGAGAAGTTTTTCGCGCTGTGTGAGATTTTCGGGCCGGAGAATGTCGGCATGATGACGGGTGACGCCACCGTCAATGGGCGCGCGCCGATTATTGCGGCGACTGCGGAAATTGTCGCCAACATCGCGCTGCGTGATGGCGCAGATGCGGACATCGACCAGGTCGTCATGGATGAGTTCCACTACTACTCCGACCCGGAGCGAGGGTGGGCGTGGCAGGTTCCCCTGTTGGAGCTGCCCAAGGCCCAGTTTTTGCTCATGTCCGCCACCTTGGGCGATACGAGTTTCCTCCAGGAAGACCTGAGCAAGCGGACTGGCCGCACCACAACCTTGGTGGCGGGGTCAGATCGGCCGGTTCCGCTGGAGTTCTCCTACGTCTACACGCCGGTGCACGAGACGATCGAGGAACTGCTTAAGGATGGCAAGGCCCCGATCTATGTCGTCCACTTCTCTCAGCGGGAGGCGACGGAGCGGGCGCAGGCGCTGACGTCGCTGAAGATCATCGACGATGAGACTAAAGCGAAGATCGTCGCCGAGATTGGTGATTTCAAGTTCACCACGACGTTCGGCAAGACCCTTTCTAAGCTGCTGCGTCGGGGCATCGGCGTGCACCACGCGGGTATGCTGCCGAAGTATCGCCGCCTCGTCGAGCGGCTCTCTCAAACGGGTTTGCTCAAAGTCATTTGCGGCACCGATACTCTTGGCGTCGGCATTAATGTCCCCATCCGCACTGTGCTGTTCACCGGGTTGGCCAAGTATGACGGCGTGAAGCAGCGGATCTTGAAGTCTCGTGAGTTCCATCAGATCGCCGGGCGCGCCGGGCGGGCAGGATTCGACACCATCGGCACCGTCGTCATCGAGGCCCCGGAACATGAGATTGAGAATTGGCGGTTGCGCCAGCGCGCTGGCTCCGATCCCAAGAAGCTGAAGAAGCTGCGTAAGAAGTCCGCCCGGGAGGGCGAGGTGACGTGGTCGGAGAAGACCTACGAGCGGTTGACCACTGCGGAACCGGAGCCGATGACCTCGCAGTTTAAGGTCACCAATTCCATGCTCATCAATGTTATTGCCCGGCCCGGCGACGGCTACGAGCACCTGAAACACTTGCTCCGCGGTAATCATGACACTCGTGCGAAACAGAACCGCGATATCCTCACTGCTCTGGAGTTGTTTCAGGGGTTGCTCGACGCTGAGGTTGTGGTCAAGGCCGAAGACGGCGTCGATGAGGACGGCCGGCCGTACCACCTCACCCTTGATTTGCCGCGGGACTTTGCTCTCAATCAGCCACTGTCGCCTTTCGCTTTGGCTGCTTTGACGTTGTTGGATCCGGAGTCGGATAGCTACATGCTCGACGTGATTTCCACCTATGAGGCGATCCTCGATGATCCGCGTCAGGTCCTCATCGCCCAGCAGAAGGCGGAGCGAGGTGAGGAGATTGCGGCGCTCAAGGCCGAAGGCGTCGACTACACCGAGCGCATGGCGATCATTGAGGATGTCACTTGGCCCAAGCCGCTGGCGGAGGAGCTCGAGGAGGCGTACACCACCTTCGCCGAGGGCAATCCCTGGGCGCGGGAGTTTGAGCTGTCCCCGAAGTCTGTCATTCGCGAGATGATTGAGCGGGCGATGACCTTCTCCGACCTCATCGCCACCTATGGCTTGGCGCGCTCCGAGGGCGTTGTCCTGCGTTATCTCACTGATGCGTGGCGCACGCTGAAGAATTCCGTTCCGCAGGAGCACCTCACGGAGCAGCTCGAGGACGTGGTGGAGTGGCTCGGTGAGCTGATTAAGCAGGTCGATTCCTCGCTGGTTGATGAGTGGGCGCACATGGCGGATGAGGACACGCCGATTTCGAAGGAGGCTCTGGAGCGCGAGCTGGCCTTCGGCGTCGAGGATCCTTCGGCGTTGACATCGAATCGCCGGGCTTTCACCATCATGGTGCGCAATCTCATGTGGCGGTTTGTTGAGCTGTTTGCCTATGAGAAGGAGACGGACCTTGCCCGTCTCACGGAGTACCTTGAGCGGGATGACAAGCCGGACTTTGCGGCCGCGATGGATGACTATTTTGATGAGTACGCCGATATGGATACTGGTCTGGATGCCCGGTCCGCGCAGTATTTCCAGCTCTCACAGGAGGGTGGTCGGCTGTGGACGGCCCGGCAGATCATCAAGGATCCGGAAGGGGATCATTCCTTCCAATTCGTCGCCACGATTGATCTCGATGCCTCTGATGAGGCTGGGGAGGTACGCCTGAGTTCTTT is a window from the Corynebacterium testudinoris genome containing:
- a CDS encoding DEAD/DEAH box helicase, whose protein sequence is MLPDLTDVPESLLDESIFDSFISWVRGRGISLYPAQEEAALGILAGDNVILATPTGSGKSMVANAAHFIAMARGQRSFYTAPIKALVSEKFFALCEIFGPENVGMMTGDATVNGRAPIIAATAEIVANIALRDGADADIDQVVMDEFHYYSDPERGWAWQVPLLELPKAQFLLMSATLGDTSFLQEDLSKRTGRTTTLVAGSDRPVPLEFSYVYTPVHETIEELLKDGKAPIYVVHFSQREATERAQALTSLKIIDDETKAKIVAEIGDFKFTTTFGKTLSKLLRRGIGVHHAGMLPKYRRLVERLSQTGLLKVICGTDTLGVGINVPIRTVLFTGLAKYDGVKQRILKSREFHQIAGRAGRAGFDTIGTVVIEAPEHEIENWRLRQRAGSDPKKLKKLRKKSAREGEVTWSEKTYERLTTAEPEPMTSQFKVTNSMLINVIARPGDGYEHLKHLLRGNHDTRAKQNRDILTALELFQGLLDAEVVVKAEDGVDEDGRPYHLTLDLPRDFALNQPLSPFALAALTLLDPESDSYMLDVISTYEAILDDPRQVLIAQQKAERGEEIAALKAEGVDYTERMAIIEDVTWPKPLAEELEEAYTTFAEGNPWAREFELSPKSVIREMIERAMTFSDLIATYGLARSEGVVLRYLTDAWRTLKNSVPQEHLTEQLEDVVEWLGELIKQVDSSLVDEWAHMADEDTPISKEALERELAFGVEDPSALTSNRRAFTIMVRNLMWRFVELFAYEKETDLARLTEYLERDDKPDFAAAMDDYFDEYADMDTGLDARSAQYFQLSQEGGRLWTARQIIKDPEGDHSFQFVATIDLDASDEAGEVRLSSLQLVQV
- a CDS encoding metal-dependent transcriptional regulator, encoding MKDLVDTTEMYLRTIYELEEEGITPLRARIAERLEQSGPTVSQTVARMERDGLVVVRPDRSLEMTDQGRELATAVMRKHRLAELLLTDILGMEISQVHEEACRWEHVMSKAVEERLVAVLDDASRSPFGNPIPGLEELGAGNVSSTDAGVRVVDLPEDEAVEVRIVQLNEILQVDIEQFALLRDAGIQVGDTATVTNSNGSVVLTAGSEEVKVSPELAHAIRVERL
- the galE gene encoding UDP-glucose 4-epimerase GalE, whose amino-acid sequence is MKLLVTGGAGYVGSVCATVLLEAGHDVTIIDNFSTGNRDAVPSGAQLVEGDVRDVAEEVLSEGGFDGVVHFAARSLVGESMDKPEEYWQHNVVTTLRLLDAMRAHGVDNLVFSSTAATYGEPQQVPITEDMPTAPTNPYGATKLSIDYAITSYAQAHGLGATSLRYFNVAGAYGLIGENRPVETHLIPLVLQVALGHRDKIFIYGDDWDTEDGTCVRDYIHVRDLADAHVLALQTNTPGTHRIFNLGSGDGYSVAEVIEECRRVTGHPIPAEVAPRRAGDPAVLIASSEKIKSELGWAPSRTDLATIVDDAWAFTSQLGERAYSARR
- a CDS encoding PAC2 family protein, whose protein sequence is MQDNERGMYELEYPTPEMGAGAKNGPTLIVALQGYADAGHAVEASADHLLAALDSRPVASFNNDELIDYRSRRPAVTMDHHRITDIEDISLGMRVVKDNAGTPFLLLSGPEPDLRWEAFTEAVADLAEKFGVEQTICLYSAPMAVPHTRPLVVSGHGNSPALMGGMFTYDSKLVMPGSASMMIERALHKRGRNVGGYTAHVPHYLAASSYPEATRELLTSVAQAADLEFPLGSLTHDMERVAAQLGEQIEDSAEIQHVVRQLEHQFDEELENYRSRNPQAMLPSERDMPTGDEIGEEFERFLATLDDVDGGEGGGGVDGGSADPEVGNDLSDDE
- a CDS encoding DUF4192 domain-containing protein; this translates as MTRTHRTPHDPLHDAGQFFASLPGLLGFYPEDSVIFAAFEATATEGRYRLGPVLRMDVVNHDMMPHVLSSLNDHDFPTSMVMSFIISDREPDDITTVAMKILEVAVSQNIPLEGCWWAEHILQGEPYCLIIGPHESLPAPWVSGVIAPVTQTASMRQLTDLGELPEINREDTFRHLARNNRHISELEAEHLASFARRYAIELVDRISDRLFFAPYVRGGQWDTVGGIVLDVGYLLSEIEEQDLSVENIMENTEELITTAIFLSATMLRDTIFEDLIARPGPAARLMLAVARTFGGEVRANALCSYALAYVHMGLNMRALPACALAVEEFPQHELSALLWDYCRNGRNEELVTSVRQSSRDLRLMHGIDDPGLSDAAA